In Candidatus Nitronauta litoralis, one DNA window encodes the following:
- a CDS encoding molybdopterin-dependent oxidoreductase — protein sequence MRKIISFARRTWLIRTGQIFLASVLALVVTPRLGRGADIDYFTGTDFVGKNRTGIFKTFYINYWKPHRRIDASKWSLEVTGLCQRPGRFSLEELLEIPDRDQESRLKCVECWSARARWSGFSFAEIERRVQPMEDAIGVTFHCADEYVEHLSLETLRHPRTMMVTHMNGVPLTDEHGFPLRVIAPMKYGYKNPKAILKIEFVSQEVWGTWSKIGPYSTDGTILPGTDHPLEYDKQPHRIAGGEITEY from the coding sequence ATGCGCAAAATAATTTCGTTCGCAAGAAGGACATGGCTGATACGCACGGGACAGATCTTTCTGGCTTCGGTTCTGGCACTGGTCGTCACGCCTCGGTTGGGACGTGGAGCGGACATCGATTATTTTACCGGGACCGATTTTGTCGGAAAAAATCGTACCGGAATTTTTAAAACTTTCTATATCAACTACTGGAAGCCCCATCGACGAATAGATGCCAGCAAATGGTCGCTTGAGGTAACCGGACTGTGCCAACGACCCGGACGCTTCTCACTTGAAGAGTTGCTTGAGATTCCGGATCGCGACCAGGAGTCGCGTCTTAAATGCGTCGAGTGCTGGTCAGCGCGTGCCAGGTGGTCCGGGTTTTCCTTTGCCGAGATTGAGCGACGTGTCCAGCCCATGGAAGATGCAATCGGGGTAACCTTTCACTGCGCAGATGAATATGTCGAACACCTGTCCCTTGAAACCCTGCGTCATCCGCGCACGATGATGGTGACTCACATGAACGGTGTCCCGCTAACGGATGAACACGGATTTCCCTTGCGGGTGATCGCCCCAATGAAGTACGGTTATAAAAATCCGAAAGCGATTTTGAAAATTGAATTTGTTTCGCAGGAAGTCTGGGGCACATGGAGCAAGATCGGCCCGTATTCAACCGACGGCACGATTCTTCCCGGCACCGACCATCCCCTGGAGTATGATAAGCAACCGCATCGAATCGCTGGCGGTGAGATCACAGAATATTAA
- a CDS encoding formylglycine-generating enzyme family protein produces the protein MRFREVIVDPPAGKNFIVFQKDRECIVPEPALFITHCKAVVFIGPALSGGILSAMKRVVVLLFLFAQPAIAIASEQVTVPPGPFTMGHPEDLLAKPERRYMLGGFSIDMFEVTNNEYAAVVPNHNIPPGAGNHPVSHVTWEEAKSFCEAAGNRLPTDAEWEKAARGNDGRSFPWGDKVRKRMPHPKFSGVVKRQPGTDKKDVSPFGVHDMAGSLWEWTADEGEGGKIVRGGLWNLHLNFEFSKTWQKNIIPPEERFSFLGFRCAK, from the coding sequence TTGCGGTTTCGTGAGGTGATCGTTGACCCACCGGCCGGCAAGAATTTTATCGTCTTCCAAAAAGATCGGGAATGCATTGTCCCCGAGCCTGCTCTTTTTATCACCCACTGTAAGGCAGTGGTTTTCATTGGCCCCGCGCTTAGCGGTGGTATACTGAGTGCTATGAAGAGAGTAGTGGTTCTGCTATTTCTTTTTGCTCAGCCTGCCATTGCAATTGCATCGGAGCAGGTGACTGTCCCTCCGGGCCCTTTCACCATGGGGCACCCCGAAGACCTGCTGGCAAAACCAGAGCGTCGTTACATGCTCGGTGGATTTTCCATCGACATGTTTGAAGTGACGAACAACGAATACGCCGCTGTGGTTCCTAATCACAATATTCCTCCTGGCGCGGGCAATCATCCAGTTTCCCATGTGACATGGGAAGAAGCAAAATCCTTTTGCGAGGCTGCGGGCAACCGCCTGCCCACTGATGCCGAATGGGAAAAAGCCGCACGAGGCAATGACGGCCGCAGCTTTCCCTGGGGCGACAAGGTTAGAAAGCGCATGCCCCACCCGAAATTCAGTGGCGTGGTGAAGCGCCAGCCGGGCACGGACAAAAAAGACGTTTCCCCCTTTGGTGTGCACGATATGGCGGGTTCGTTATGGGAATGGACCGCAGATGAAGGCGAGGGTGGCAAAATTGTGCGTGGGGGATTATGGAACCTGCACCTCAACTTTGAATTCAGCAAGACCTGGCAGAAAAATATCATCCCTCCAGAAGAACGTTTCAGTTTCCTTGGCTTCCGATGCGCAAAATAA